From Nocardioides daedukensis, the proteins below share one genomic window:
- a CDS encoding class II 3-deoxy-7-phosphoheptulonate synthase produces MIPDLAALHAQGAAQQPTYPDPAAVDRAVARLRTSPPLVFAGECDDLKLKLAAVSRGEAFLLQGGDCAETLAGVTADNVRNKLRVLLQMAVVLTYSGSVPVVKLGRLAGQYAKPRSSDTETRDGVTLPAYRGDAVNGFDFTLEARTPDPQRLVDVYNASAATLNLIRAFVNGGYADLRQVHTWNNDFVRESPHAQRYEQMANEIERALTFMKAIGADPDEFHRVDFHSSHEALVLEYEHAMTRIDSRTEKPYDVSAHFVWIGERTRQIDGAHVDLLSRIQNPIGVKLGPTTTADDALALAAKLNPTNEEGRLTFITRFGAGKIREGLPDLVEKVTAAGVNVAWVCDPMHGNTFTASSGYKTRAFDDVIEEVQGFFDVHRAVGTWPGGVHVELTGDDVTECVGGGEELAEIDLGNRYESVCDPRLNRVQSLELAFLVAKMLRKA; encoded by the coding sequence GTGATTCCCGATCTCGCAGCACTCCACGCGCAGGGCGCTGCACAGCAGCCGACGTACCCCGACCCCGCGGCGGTGGACCGTGCGGTCGCGCGACTGCGCACGTCCCCGCCACTCGTCTTCGCCGGCGAGTGCGACGATCTGAAGCTGAAGCTTGCCGCGGTCTCCCGCGGTGAGGCCTTCCTGCTCCAGGGCGGCGACTGCGCCGAGACACTGGCCGGGGTGACGGCGGACAACGTCCGCAACAAGCTGCGCGTGCTGCTGCAGATGGCCGTCGTGCTCACCTACTCCGGCTCGGTGCCGGTGGTGAAGCTCGGCCGGCTCGCGGGTCAATATGCCAAGCCCCGCTCGAGCGACACCGAGACCCGCGACGGAGTGACCCTGCCGGCCTATCGTGGCGACGCGGTCAACGGCTTCGACTTCACCCTCGAGGCGCGCACGCCCGACCCGCAGCGACTGGTCGATGTCTACAACGCCTCGGCCGCCACGCTGAACCTGATCCGCGCCTTCGTCAACGGCGGCTACGCCGACCTGCGCCAGGTGCACACCTGGAACAACGACTTCGTGCGCGAGTCGCCGCACGCCCAGCGCTACGAGCAGATGGCGAACGAGATCGAGCGTGCGCTCACCTTCATGAAGGCGATCGGCGCCGACCCGGACGAGTTCCACCGCGTCGACTTCCACTCCAGCCACGAGGCGCTGGTGCTGGAATACGAGCACGCGATGACACGCATCGACTCGCGGACCGAGAAGCCGTACGACGTCTCTGCGCACTTCGTCTGGATCGGTGAGCGCACCCGCCAGATCGACGGCGCGCACGTCGACCTGCTCAGTCGCATCCAGAACCCGATCGGTGTGAAGCTCGGCCCGACCACGACCGCGGACGACGCGCTGGCCCTGGCGGCCAAGTTGAACCCCACGAATGAGGAGGGTCGGCTCACCTTCATCACCCGCTTCGGTGCCGGCAAGATCCGCGAGGGCCTGCCGGACCTGGTCGAAAAGGTGACGGCTGCAGGAGTCAACGTGGCCTGGGTCTGCGACCCGATGCACGGCAACACGTTCACGGCATCGTCGGGCTACAAGACCCGCGCCTTCGACGACGTGATCGAGGAGGTCCAGGGCTTCTTCGACGTGCACCGAGCGGTCGGCACCTGGCCCGGCGGCGTGCACGTCGAGCTCACCGGTGATGACGTCACCGAATGTGTGGGCGGTGGCGAGGAGCTTGCCGAGATCGACCTGGGCAACCGCTACGAGTCGGTCTGCGACCCGCGCCTGAACCGGGTGCAGTCGCTGGAGCTCGCCTTCCTCGTCGCGAAGATGTTGCGCAAGGCCTGA
- a CDS encoding threonine aldolase family protein, translating to MSEIVDLRSDTLTKPTAAMRSAMEAADVGDDVYGEDPTVRLLEERVADLFGHQAALFTPTGSMANVLAVRTVVGVGQEVLCESRAHIARAELGAHAAYTGLTMRTWTTPDGSIDLPAIKALFAPDMGPFFVPTAAIAVENTHNFAGGSVIPIEDLRALKDFTVSAGAAVHIDGARIWNAHVATGTSLADYGRTSDVMAVCLSKGLGAPIGSLVVGSQDAIDESRIWRKRMGGGMRQVGILAAAGLHALDHHIERLSQDHANAALLADAIGATSATNIVVADVPDAVAIVAAAREEGVWVSAVGPTTVRAVTHLDVDAAAVRRAADVLARLLD from the coding sequence GTGAGCGAGATCGTCGACCTGCGCAGTGACACCCTGACCAAGCCCACCGCTGCGATGCGCAGCGCGATGGAGGCCGCCGACGTCGGTGACGACGTCTATGGCGAGGACCCGACGGTCCGGCTCCTGGAGGAACGGGTCGCTGATCTGTTCGGCCACCAGGCGGCGCTGTTCACTCCCACCGGCTCGATGGCCAACGTGCTCGCCGTGCGCACCGTCGTCGGCGTCGGGCAGGAGGTGCTGTGCGAGTCGCGGGCCCACATCGCCCGCGCCGAGCTCGGTGCGCATGCCGCCTACACCGGCCTCACCATGCGCACCTGGACCACGCCCGACGGCTCGATCGACCTGCCGGCGATCAAGGCTCTCTTCGCGCCGGACATGGGGCCGTTCTTCGTCCCCACGGCCGCCATTGCCGTGGAGAACACCCACAACTTCGCCGGTGGATCGGTGATTCCGATCGAGGACCTGCGGGCGCTGAAGGACTTCACCGTCTCGGCAGGGGCCGCGGTGCACATTGACGGAGCCAGGATCTGGAACGCGCACGTCGCGACCGGCACCTCCTTGGCCGACTACGGCCGGACCAGCGACGTGATGGCGGTCTGCCTCTCGAAGGGGCTCGGCGCACCGATCGGTTCGCTGGTGGTCGGCTCGCAGGACGCGATCGACGAGAGCCGGATCTGGCGCAAGCGGATGGGTGGTGGCATGCGGCAGGTGGGAATCCTGGCCGCCGCCGGCCTGCACGCGCTCGATCACCACATCGAACGTCTGTCGCAGGACCATGCCAACGCAGCCCTCCTCGCGGATGCGATCGGCGCAACATCCGCGACCAACATCGTCGTCGCCGACGTCCCTGACGCAGTCGCGATCGTGGCCGCCGCGCGCGAGGAGGGTGTCTGGGTCTCCGCAGTCGGGCCCACCACGGTCCGGGCAGTGACCCACCTCGACGTGGATGCCGCCGCGGTTCGTCGGGCAGCCGACGTACTGGCGCGACTGCTGGACTGA